A genomic stretch from Akkermansia massiliensis includes:
- a CDS encoding metal-dependent transcriptional regulator: protein MLELTKSNEDYLEAIGLLSEKSGTAQVRDIAEMLKVKMPSVTSAVKQLADMGLVEYTQYAPVKLTPQGRRIAGKIIVSHGILFDFLREELALPEERANEVACQIEHIMTFEEIEKLKSCRIRPFEGAGEDSAG from the coding sequence ATGTTGGAGCTGACCAAGAGCAATGAGGATTATCTGGAGGCCATCGGGCTGCTGTCTGAAAAGAGCGGAACGGCCCAGGTGCGGGATATTGCAGAGATGCTTAAGGTGAAGATGCCTTCCGTCACGTCTGCCGTCAAGCAGCTGGCGGACATGGGGCTGGTGGAGTACACGCAGTATGCTCCCGTCAAGCTGACGCCCCAGGGCCGCAGAATCGCGGGAAAAATCATTGTCAGCCACGGTATTTTGTTTGATTTCCTGAGGGAGGAACTGGCTCTTCCGGAAGAACGCGCCAATGAGGTTGCCTGCCAGATTGAGCATATCATGACTTTTGAGGAGATTGAAAAGCTCAAGTCCTGCCGGATACGGCCTTTTGAGGGGGCCGGGGAAGATTCTGCCGGATAG